CTCAAGCGCCCCGATGAGAGCGCCCACGTCGCCGATCCCCTCTTCCGCGAGAAATTTTTCAATGCCGTCGATAATATCGGCGGCCGCGCGGGGATTGATAAAATGGGCCGAGCCCACCTGGACGGCCGAGGCGCCGGCCATCAGAAACTCAATGGCGTCTTCGGCGGTCATGACGCCTCCCGAGCCGATCACGGGGATGTCCACGGCCCCGGAGGCCTCCCACACCATTTTGAGGGCCACGGGTTTGATGGCGGGCCCGGAAAGCCCCCCTGTGACGGCCCCCAGTCTCGGGGACCGGGTTCGGATATCAATGGCCATTCCTGAAAGCGTGTTGATGAGACACAGGGCGTCTGCCCCTTCGGCTTCGGCGCGTTTGGCGATGGGAGTGATCCGGGACACATTGGGGCTGAGTTTTACGATCACGGGAAGGGAGGTCCTTTTCCGCACTGACGCGACCACGCGCCCGGCGGATTCCGGGTCTGTTCCGAACGCCATGCCCCCGGCCTTGACATTGGGGCAGGAGATGTTGACCTCCAGAAATGAGATTCCCTCCACCTTGTCCAGGATTTCAGCCAGAAGGGCGTATTCCTCGAAGGTTTTTCCGTATATGTTGACCACGACAGGGGAGGGGACCGTCCTGAGAAACGGCATTTTTTTCTCGATGAACGCCTCCACTCCCACGTTTTCCAGCCCGATGGAGTTCAGCATGCCCCCGGCCGTCTCCACGATCCTGGGAGGGGGATTGCCTTTTTCGGGTTTTAAGGAAAGGCCCTTGACCACAATGGCCCCGAGCCGGCCTAAGTCCATGAGGTCTTTGAACTCCTCCCCGTAGCCGAAGGTCCCGGACGCGGTCATGACCGGATTCGCAAGCCCGACCCCCGCGATATGGACCCGGAGTCCGGGTTTTTTTTGTTTCATGGCGTCAGCGTTTTCCAGAATGGGTGAATGGTTTTTAAAAAGTTCCGAGTTTCCATGTCCCATACCCCATGCGGCCGGATTAATCAAGACCGTTTTTTTCTTGAAATTTAAAATAAATAATATTCATTTTTCTTCTTGACTTGAACGGGAATAGTTTATATTGACTGAAATGTGGATTAAAATGGATGTAAAGTGGTTTATTGTGGAAAAACCTTTTTTCGGCGGGAAGAAACACCCCCCGGGGGCGACATGTTCAGAGGCACATCCTATAACACGCTGGATCCCAAGGGACGGTTCATTATGCCGTCGCGGTTCCGGGGGCTCATGGAGTCGGGAAAGAACGACGCTCTCATGATCACGCGCCTGGACGGGGCCCTTTTCGCCTACACCCTGGACGAGTGGAGCGCCGTTGAGTCCCGGATCCTCCAGGAGCCCACCACGAGCGCGGCGCTGCGGCGCTTCAGACGAATATTCATCGGCGGCGCCGCCCAGTGCGCCAAAGACAAGCAGGGGCGCGTTCTCATCCCGGTTCCCATGCGCGAATACGCCCATCTGAAAAAAGACATCGTCATCGTGGGGCAGATCAACCATTTTGAGATCTGGTCTAAAAAAAGGTATGAGGCGGAGGAGAAAAAGCTGGACGAGGACATGGGCCGCGAGGATGTCGGAGACGAAATCGCGAAATTCGGGCTTTAGTCATGGATTTTGTCCATATCCCCGTCATGGTGGACGAAATCCTGGCGTCTCTGGACTGCGCGCCGGGCAAAATCGTCGCCGACTGCACCCTGGGAGGCGCGGGCCATGCCCGGGCCATTTTGGAAAAAATTATCCCGGGCGGGCTTTTGGTGGGGATGGACCAGGATCCGGACGCCATTGAAACCGCGGCGGCCCGGCTCAGGCCTTTTGAATCCGGCGTTCGGCTTTTTCAGAAAAATTACATTCATCTCAGACAGGCCCTTTCCGAGACCGGGATCAGGCGGACGGACGGCATTCTTCTGGATCTCGGCCTGTCATGGTGGCAGATCGTGGGAAGCGGCAGGGGGTTTTCCTTCAAAAAGGACGAGCCCCTGGACATGCGCATGAACCCCGGCGCCCCGAAAACGGCGGCCCGCTTTGTGAACCGGCTTGACGAAAGGGCGCTGGCCCGGCTGTTTTATGAATACGGCGAGGAGCCCCTGGCCCGCCGGATGGCCCGGCGAATCGTTTCGGCCAGGAAGAAAAAGCCCATTGAAACCAGCCGGGAGCTGGCCGGGATCGTGGCGGCCGCGGCGGGGAAAAATTCCCGGAAATCAAGGATCCATCCCGCCACCCGGGTGTTTATGGCGCTTCGGATCGCGGTGAACCGGGAATTGGATGTCCTGGAGGAATTCATGGGGTCCTTTATAGACACGCTCAGCCCGGGAGGCCGGATATGCGTGTTGTCTTACCATTCCTTAGAGGACCGGATCGTGAAACGGGCGCTCAAATCCCTGGAGCGGGGATGCGTGTGCCCCCCGGATTTTCCGACGTGTGTCTGCGGCAAAAAGCCCCGGGTTCGTCTTCTTTCAAAAAAAGCCCGGCGGCCCTCCGAAAAGGAGGTCGCGGCCAATCCCATGTCCAGGAGCGCGGTCATGAGGGCGGCGGAAAAATTGTGTGAATAAGGTCGGGGCGATGAGAAAAAAAATCGGGCGAATCCGGATGCTTCTGGCATGTTTCGCCTTTATGCTGTTTGTGTTCGCCGAGATGATGGCCTACGCGTGGCTTCGGGTTCAATGCATGGACCTGGGCTATGAGATATCCAGGGAGACCGCCTACAACAGGCGGCTTTCCAGGCTCAGAAACAGTCTCACCATCGAGCTGGAGCGATTGAGATCTCTTCAACGGATTGAAAGGATCGCGAAAAAGGAGCTGGGGCTCAAAGCCCCGCCCCGGGGAATCGCGATTTTTGGGCAATGAAAGCCGGACAAAGAAAACACATTCGATTTCGCGCGGCCCTGGTCGGCGTTTTCCTGGGAATGGCGCTGGCGGCCATCGGGGTCCGGGCTTTTTACCTTCAGGTTTTAATCAGCCGGGATTTATCCGTCAAAGCCGAGTCCGAATATAAGAAATCCGTGGTGTCCCGGGGAGAGCGGGGCGTCATTTACGACCGGAACTTAAGGGAGCTGGCCGTCAGCGTCCGGGTGTCGTCGGTGGCCGCGTATCCCGAGAAGATTCAGGACCGGAAAGCCGCCTCGCGTCTTCTCGCCCGGACCCTGGACGTGGACCGGGACGAGGCCATGGGGAAACTGGCGTCCAAAAGGCGCTTTGTCTGGATCAAAAGAAAGGCCTCGCCCAGGGAAACCGAGGCGCTGAAAGCGCTCAATATTTTCGGGATTGATTTTTTAACGGAATTCGACCGCTACTATCCGGACAGGAGCTTCGCTTCCCAGGCCGTGGGATTTTCAGGGCTGGACGGGAACGGGCTGGAGGGGATTGAATTTTATTACAACCGTTACCTGAAAGGCGGGGCCGCGAGGCTCACGGTTTACCGGGACGCCCTGGGCCGAGGCATTGAGGACGCCCCAAGGGCGTCCGATCACCGGGGCAAGGATGTGGTTCTCACCATTGATAAGAAGATCCAGTTTATTTCCGAAAGCGCCTTAAGGGAGGCGGTGGAGCGTTTTTCCGCCAAATCCGGCATGGTCGTCGTCATGGCGCCTGAAACCGGGGAGATTCTGGCCATTGTCAATTACCCGGGATTTGATCCCAACTCCTTCGCCTCCTTCGGACGGGAGCGGTGGCGAAATCGCTGCGTCACGGACCAGTTTGAGCCGGGCTCCACCATGAAGATTTTCACTGTGGCGGCGGCCCTGGAATCGGGAAAATCCTCTCCGGACACCCTGGTTTTCTGCCACAATGGAAGGTACCGGGTGGGCAAAAGCTTTGTGCATGACATCAAGCCCCGGGCCTGGCTTTCATTGAGCCAGGTGATCAAATACTCCAGCAATATCGGGGCCGTCAAAATCAGCGAGATCATCGGTCCCGGGGCCCTGAGCCGGACCCTTAAGGACTTCGGATTCGGGGAAAAAACCGGCGTGGACTTCCCCGGCGAAAGTCCGGGGATGATTTCCCCCCATCGGACGTGGACCCGAATCGACGCCGGGGCCATCGCCTTCGGCCAGGGCATATCGGTGTCGGCCATCCAGATGGCGGCCGCCGTGTCGGCCATCGGCAATGGCGGCGATCTCATGAGGCCCCGCGTGGTCAAAGGAATCATGGACCCGGACGGTCGATATGTCAGACGCTTTCGCCCGGAAAGGGTCAGACGGGCCGTGTCGCCGAAGACCGCGGCGGCCATCCGGAAAATGATGGCGAGGGTGACGGCGCCGGGGGGCACCGGCGTTCGGGCCTCCCTTGGCCGGCGCGCGGTCTGCGGCAAAACCGGAACCGCGCAAAAACCCGATGAGACCGGGGGTTACTCCGACGACCGGCACATCGCCTCTTTTGTGGGATTCGCCCCGGCGTCGAATCCGGCCATCGCCGTGGTG
The DNA window shown above is from Candidatus Desulfarcum epimagneticum and carries:
- the mraZ gene encoding Transcriptional regulator MraZ — encoded protein: MFRGTSYNTLDPKGRFIMPSRFRGLMESGKNDALMITRLDGALFAYTLDEWSAVESRILQEPTTSAALRRFRRIFIGGAAQCAKDKQGRVLIPVPMREYAHLKKDIVIVGQINHFEIWSKKRYEAEEKKLDEDMGREDVGDEIAKFGL
- the rsmH gene encoding Ribosomal RNA small subunit methyltransferase H, producing the protein MDFVHIPVMVDEILASLDCAPGKIVADCTLGGAGHARAILEKIIPGGLLVGMDQDPDAIETAAARLRPFESGVRLFQKNYIHLRQALSETGIRRTDGILLDLGLSWWQIVGSGRGFSFKKDEPLDMRMNPGAPKTAARFVNRLDERALARLFYEYGEEPLARRMARRIVSARKKKPIETSRELAGIVAAAAGKNSRKSRIHPATRVFMALRIAVNRELDVLEEFMGSFIDTLSPGGRICVLSYHSLEDRIVKRALKSLERGCVCPPDFPTCVCGKKPRVRLLSKKARRPSEKEVAANPMSRSAVMRAAEKLCE
- a CDS encoding Cell division protein FtsI; protein product: MKAGQRKHIRFRAALVGVFLGMALAAIGVRAFYLQVLISRDLSVKAESEYKKSVVSRGERGVIYDRNLRELAVSVRVSSVAAYPEKIQDRKAASRLLARTLDVDRDEAMGKLASKRRFVWIKRKASPRETEALKALNIFGIDFLTEFDRYYPDRSFASQAVGFSGLDGNGLEGIEFYYNRYLKGGAARLTVYRDALGRGIEDAPRASDHRGKDVVLTIDKKIQFISESALREAVERFSAKSGMVVVMAPETGEILAIVNYPGFDPNSFASFGRERWRNRCVTDQFEPGSTMKIFTVAAALESGKSSPDTLVFCHNGRYRVGKSFVHDIKPRAWLSLSQVIKYSSNIGAVKISEIIGPGALSRTLKDFGFGEKTGVDFPGESPGMISPHRTWTRIDAGAIAFGQGISVSAIQMAAAVSAIGNGGDLMRPRVVKGIMDPDGRYVRRFRPERVRRAVSPKTAAAIRKMMARVTAPGGTGVRASLGRRAVCGKTGTAQKPDETGGYSDDRHIASFVGFAPASNPAIAVVVIIDEPRGEHYGGVVAAPVFRKIAGQTLDYLDAYPDRKSPDLRASGKDEAGA
- the pyrD gene encoding Dihydroorotate dehydrogenase B (NAD(+)), catalytic subunit encodes the protein MGHGNSELFKNHSPILENADAMKQKKPGLRVHIAGVGLANPVMTASGTFGYGEEFKDLMDLGRLGAIVVKGLSLKPEKGNPPPRIVETAGGMLNSIGLENVGVEAFIEKKMPFLRTVPSPVVVNIYGKTFEEYALLAEILDKVEGISFLEVNISCPNVKAGGMAFGTDPESAGRVVASVRKRTSLPVIVKLSPNVSRITPIAKRAEAEGADALCLINTLSGMAIDIRTRSPRLGAVTGGLSGPAIKPVALKMVWEASGAVDIPVIGSGGVMTAEDAIEFLMAGASAVQVGSAHFINPRAAADIIDGIEKFLAEEGIGDVGALIGALEIPGTGPRPRTAQAPV
- a CDS encoding conserved hypothetical protein (Evidence 4 : Unknown function but conserved in other organisms), translated to MNKVGAMRKKIGRIRMLLACFAFMLFVFAEMMAYAWLRVQCMDLGYEISRETAYNRRLSRLRNSLTIELERLRSLQRIERIAKKELGLKAPPRGIAIFGQ